The window gagaccccTGCTACAGATAACCCTTAAAGTCGAGCCCACTACACTGGTAAGAGGgacccccgccccggctccttATAACCTCTTCCACCAGTAGGTGTGGGATCTCCCAGTGCGTTTTCTTTGTTAAGCAAGGCTGTCTTTCTGCAAAAGAGGATGCTGATGTTAGGCTAACTTAACACCGCCATGCAATTAAACCCCACGTTTCTCAGTATCGTGTAATGCCTTGAGAAATTCTACTCTGCCACGTTGTCAACCTAACATTTGTAACCAAAAACACCTCACCTTTTAGCTCACTATTACAGTAAGCTTGGCTTCATAACACTTTCCTACCAGCAGcgcagcagagctggggccaGCAGGCTGCGTTTGCAATGCAAAGGGAAAGCAGGAGACACCTCTCCCTGCAGGAGTGTGTGGATGCGTACGTGTCTTGCGCACACAGCTGGTGGTGCTGCTCCTGTCATCATCCACCTCAGGCTCTGACACGCAGCTGCTGGACAGCCGAAGCCTCTTAGGGCTTTCGCAACCAAAAAGAAACTGCTGACTGTTGCTAGTAGGAATCCAGCATTCTTGGCAGCACGCAATAACTTGCTTGCATTGCATGGAGAgccattaaaaaagaaggaaaaaaaaaaaaaaaaaaaaagagccgTGAGATAAAATATCGCTGGCTATTTTTTGCATGGGTGGTTACAACTTAAAATATGCTGCTTGTTCACTTTCGCTATTGCCCGACACCGGATCTAATTCTGTACTTTGCAGatagaagggatttttttttaacttttcattcaGCAGTCCAGCTTACGCAAGCGCTGAGCTTCACACGAAAAGGAAAGTACCTCATGCTGAGGGTTTGTGTCAGTTTCAGTACTCTTTTCTGCTCAGAATATGTTAAATGTAAACTACCCATTCTGATTTTTGTGGTTGCCGGTTATAGTAGGAAACGGTTCTGCCCGGTTTGCGGTGGGGCGAGGGTTCATTTACGTGGTGgctgctcagcactgctgcGAGGCCTTGTAAAAGCCTCAGCAGAACTGGGAATCGACTCCAAAGGCCGTGAACTGCTAAGGAGGAAGACTTTCCTGACCGTTTATTTGAACTTTGagcaaacaaaatgagaaaagagaaagctgtgatttggggttttttcccctgctgagTGGTACAGGAACTTAGGACGACTCACTGTATGGGGCCTAAATTAAATAGACAAGTTCTCGGTGTTTCCTCTAGCTCAGCCCCTTCAGCTCCATAAAATAGCTTATGGCAGAGCTTGACTCGCCAGGTCGTTCTTCAGGCTGCTTCCCATCAGCTGCAGAATTGAGGGAGCACAGAATTTTTCCCAGAGCACTCTCGTCTTTTAAGTTTCAGAGCGCTTCTCCTCGGCAGCCagtgcttgggtttttttcattttgtgtccAAAGTATTTTGGGTAATTGCCCTGTGTTCAGGCTGGAGTATCACACTTCCTGGCTTCATTTACAACCGTTTGTATGCTGACTCAGTGAGCGCACAAACCTCTCTTATGCGAATAGAGTAACTTACATTGATTGGAAGGGGATGTGAAATGAAGCCCAAAAGTTAGAAAGAGGTTTTGATGGCAAATGCGTACGGCGATGACTTTTTGGTTTTTCAGAACTCCTggattttcctttccaagtaACTGGATCTCCCTGGCGCAGTTGCTCCAACTTCACGCCACCGTGGCTTTGTCCTGCTCAGCTCTTTTCCATTGTCCGGGATGCCCCACAAACTGCTGTCTCCCACACGGAGGTGTATGTTGTCATGTCTTACAAGTTGCTAGGCGAAGCCCTTAATTACAGCTGGCCCTTGCAGAGGGGgaggaaaacacagtgaaacCAAAATGTGGTAGGGAAGGTAACGGGGAAGTATTTGTGCCTCCGGTACACCTCTCCCCGCAGCCAGGTTTCCTTACATAACCCCAGTGCTTCTGGAAGTTGGAAAGATGCGCATGTTTAAACGGCACAGAGATAGGGACGTGAGTCAGTGCTGTCCCCTTTCTGACTGAAAGAGTTATCCAAAGCCTAGGGCCTTGCTGGTAGTTTATCAGAGTGCGTATGTATGCTGTGGAGCCCACAGCAGCGAGCACTTGGAGCCTGTGAACTCCTAGGTCTCTGTCAGTGATGTTACATTTAACGGAAGGAGCATCCGACTGCCGAGACAGTAAACAGGTCTGATGGAAGCCTGCTTGTTTACAGCAAATGTGCAAAAAAGGACCTGATTCTCGCAGCTGCTGGTGGCCCGggaaaagcagttttgctgctgttggtaACAGACCACAGTCCTTATGCTAACTTGGTGAGGCCAGAGGACCAGGCTCTACTGGGCTTGTTGGGAGAACTTACTTTGTGAAAAGAAGCTTTGTAAGGGTGTCTCATGTTACGATGTGTGGTTCAAGTATCAGGTACTAGCAAAGGCCTTGAAAACGTGGGTGTGGGCTAAAAGAGCATCCCCGAGGCTATAAAGAATTCCGCAGTAGTCAGTTCCCGGCCACAGAAGTACAGCCTTGAGACCTGAGAAAAACTGTTaccataaagagaaaaaagaggaagaagctAAGCAAGAAAAACGTTCAGCAACAGGATAATACGCGGTGGGATAACCCCGGGCGTGGGGCGAGCACCGGTGGGTGAGGATGGCCTGTCAGACACCCCCCAGCGATGGACGGCGGTGCCCCCGAGTGATGGGTTCTGAGGTCACCGAGGAATGGACTGTGATGTCCCCGAGCGATGGATTGTTACCACGCGTCCCTCCCTGCTTGAATTCGGGCCCCGAGCCTCAGCCAGCCGGCTCGTGCCCACACTCCAGCTGAGCGGGTTCGCGAGGTCTGGAGTGTCGAGCGAGGCCTTTGCTGAGCAAGTGCTGGTGTTGGGCTCGGGCAGTTGTTTTTTGCAGCTCTCCACGCCCAACCTCAGAGCCGTCCAAGGATCTTCCCCGGCCCTGCCAGGTTCAGGCAGCCGGGGCACCCAGGAGGCACGCTcgcagcagcagaggtgagctgggaggggaaacCTCAGCCTGGAGTGGGTTGCTGGGAGGGTTTCCTTCTTGAGGGACCTGGGCACTTCTTCCACCCCTCCGCGGGCCAGCCAATGACCCTggcctctcttccttctctagCGTGACACCCGCTGCTGCAGCGCCGGTGACAGGGAGCAGCTCAAcgtccccagctccccccagcccaccgcAGCACGTGGGGACCATGGCCGCGGAGCTGGACAACCGCTGTCCCATCTGCCTGGACAGCTGGGAGGAGGCCAGCTACGTGATGCCGTGCCTCCACCAATTCTGCTATGCATGCATCCTGCGGTGGGCTGAGAGCAAGCCCGAGTGCCCCCTCTGCAAGAGGAACGTCACCTCCATCTTGCACTCGGTGCAGGCGGACGACAACTTCAAGGAGCACGTTGTCGCACCACCTCCAGTGCCATCAGTTGCCGTCCACCTGGCAGGAGGTGCTCCTGGCCATCCAGCCGCCCACAACCAGCCATCAGCTGCACAGCCGCTGCCCAGGGCTCCTGTGGGCAGCCTCCATCCCCACGTCTGGGCATCCCTCTTCCAAGAGGACCCAGCTCTGCTCCGGCCCGTGATGCTCTGGCTGCGACAGGAGCTGTGGCTCTTCTTCGAGGGTGGCCGCTGGGAAACAGCTGCAGCGCGGAGGCTCGTCCTGTCCAGCCTGCACCTCTTCGGCCTGGACGAGGAAACCCTGTTCCAGCTGCTGCGGGGTGCCCTGGGCGAGTACACGAGGACCTTTGTGCGCCAGCTGATCGACACCATCGTGGAGCGGTGCGGCGGGGAGGCACGACGCCGGGTGGGCCTGGAGGACGCCCGTGCTGCCGAGGAGCGGGAGGGCAGCCCTGCGgctgcccccggccccgctgcctcccaAAGGGGGtctcctgcccccagcccagccccctcCAGCAGCCGTGGCACAGCCGAGGCAGAAGAGCTCCCCAGCACCTCATCGGCTGCCCTTCGTGGGGGTCCTGGCagccctccctctgcccctgtTCCCACCCACAGGGAGCACGACGAGCCACAGGAGGACCCAGAGGAGGCTGTGCCCGGGCCCTCCgctcccagccagggcagcGAACTCTCCCCCGGGGGACCCCGGAGAGCCCCAAAgaggagggctggcagccctcGGGCCTCCTCACCTCCGAACAAGAGGCCACCCCACCGGCCACAGTAGGAGGGTGCCCCAGGAGCTGGCGAAACCAGCGACAGGCCAGCGGCTGGGGCACCCACCAGCCTCCCAAAGGGACCCGGAGACGGTCATTAGTAGCCTAGCGCTCATGATCAAAGCGTACAATAAACGTATCAAAAGTACAGAAGTAGTCTTGCTCTTTCTAACAATGTCGTCGGCGTTGCTATCCCCGCCCGTGTTGCTTTCTCACGTGGCCACAAATAGCTACCGAGGGGACTCGGTCCATACTTTCCCCAGGGGCAGAAGCGAGGAGGACTGTCCTGGAGCTCCTCACACCATCCTCTCGCCTGTTTTTAAAGATGGGGTGCAACATCTGGCGCTCTCTAGTCTTTGGTGCCTCCCCCAAGCTCCACGACCTTTCAGAGACGACAGAGAGCGGCCTCACAGCGACACCAGCCAGCCCTCCCAACACCCTCAGACAAATCCCACCAGGGTCGATTGACGTGTATGGGACAAGATTTCTCAGCAGACCCCCGACCTGAACGTCCTCTTGCTACTGGaattcctctgctcctggagccCCGGCCTCTAGGCTAAAATGCCTGGCAAGAGTGTCAGGGAAGACCGAGATGAAGGCGGCACCGAGTACCTCGGCTTTGCCTGCCTTTGCTGTTCCTGTATCACTCAACCCGCCTGGCAAGCAGGCACACGCGTTCCTTGCCTGATTTACCATTTACGTAGcagcagacctgctgctctATTCAGGAATGTGTGTGCCCACGCCCGCGGATTAGCGGGCAATGGGGCTGGCAAGGGATATCAGAAGCAACGTACCTAACGTgtgttgctatttttctttcGCAAGAGGTAAATGAGCGGCCCGTGTTCCATCGCTATACTTATCACATCCTGCATGTCCCACTGATGGTATTACTCCTTTCTCACAATCAAGAGGGTTAGTTGGGATCCCAACACCTGGCCAAGTGTCATTTATGCTAGTAGCCTGGCTCTTACACAGGCATCCCTGTCACAGAGCTTCAGCTACAGGACCTAGTCGTTGAACCCTGTCATCGTCAGTGGAGCAAGTGAATATCAGAGTGCACTTCCGTTCAGGGGGCTGGgcgattttttttcttttttaagggtCCCCAAGTTAGACACCGAGTATTACCCGTCATGTGATTCCATCTACCCTCTTCACGCGTGGGCCATTAATGGTTTAAGATGCAATCCCCAAGGACACAGATGGCAATTCCCGGTCTTATTTTGTTCTATTGCCTTTGCCAGGAGAGAATGATTGTTTCCTCTCCGATAACTGAGGACATGAGTAACGTCTCCTGGACAGGTCTCGATGCACCGATTATCGACAGCGTGGGGATTATTGTGCGTAAGGTTTTGAAACGTGGGG is drawn from Haliaeetus albicilla chromosome Z, bHalAlb1.1, whole genome shotgun sequence and contains these coding sequences:
- the LOC138683903 gene encoding polycomb group RING finger protein 2-like, translated to MDCDVPERWIVTTRPSLLEFGPRASASRLVPTLQLSGFARSGVSSEAFAEQVLVLGSGSCFLQLSTPNLRAVQGSSPALPGSGSRGTQEARSQQQSVTPAAAAPVTGSSSTSPAPPSPPQHVGTMAAELDNRCPICLDSWEEASYVMPCLHQFCYACILRWAESKPECPLCKRNVTSILHSVQADDNFKEHVVAPPPVPSVAVHLAGGAPGHPAAHNQPSAAQPLPRAPVGSLHPHVWASLFQEDPALLRPVMLWLRQELWLFFEGGRWETAAARRLVLSSLHLFGLDEETLFQLLRGALGEYTRTFVRQLIDTIVERCGGEARRRVGLEDARAAEEREGSPAAAPGPAASQRGSPAPSPAPSSSRGTAEAEELPSTSSAALRGGPGSPPSAPVPTHREHDEPQEDPEEAVPGPSAPSQGSELSPGGPRRAPKRRAGSPRASSPPNKRPPHRPQ